Sequence from the Ascaphus truei isolate aAscTru1 chromosome 3, aAscTru1.hap1, whole genome shotgun sequence genome:
gcggaagagaatttcttagaaaaaaaagcacagggatgcagtctggctaacggagaagttctctgggacagaacagccccgGCCCCAATgtccgaggcatctacctccaaggtgaacgggagtccaggatctgggtgggtgaggatgggagcagacacaaaagccttcttgagaCTCTCAAACGCTTCTTTAGCGGTCACTGACCATGATGACGGATCTGCCCCTCTCTTGGTGAGGGTGGTTATGGGGGATACGGTAtcagaaaaattgcggatgaaccgTCGGTAATAATTcgcaaaacctaaaaagcgttgcacggctttgagagtagtCGGAAGAGGCCACTCCAAGATAGCTTTAAGTTTCTCCGGATCCATTTTGAAACCGGAATCCGAGATAACGTAACCCAAGAATGCCACGGATTTAAGGTGGAACTGGcacttctccaatttcgcaaaaagatggttctcccgtaaacgtaatagtacttgttgaacgtgtttaatatgatcttgagcggtcttagaaaagatgaggatgtcatctaaataaacaataagaaaagtgttgagaatgtcccgaaagatctcgttgacaaaatcctggaaaactgctggtgcattgcacaacccgaaaggcataacaagatactcgtagtggccgtcatgggtgttgaaagcagtcttccactcgtccccctctcgtatccttactaaattgtaggcacctctcagatccaatttagaaaagatggttgctccctggaggcggtcgaataattctggaatcaaaggcagggggtagcgatttttgcgagtgatattattcaaaccccgatagtctatgcatggacggagagatccgtccttcttcttgacaaagaaaaaacctgctccgaccggggaggaagacttcctgatgaaacccctctccaagttctcggcaatgtaggtgttcatagcctttgtctctgggagagagagaggataagatcttcccctgggaagaggtgcgccaggaagtaagtcaatgggacaatcaaacgggcggtgcggcggtagtacctcagaccgtgctttgtcaaatacgtcacggaaatcccagtacacagaaggtaaggagttgatcttctcggatatggtagacactcctccaatcctctggaaaaccctggtacatgtcttggcacaagaaggagcccactgaaccggttcccgatccgtccagtcgatgcgaggattatgaagttgaagccagggaagacccaaaatcaactcagcagagggcgtgtggatgacatcgagagtaatgatctctgtatggacgtccacgaactgcagtaggagaggtactgtctgaagcgtgataaatgctggcttaagaggtcgaccatcgatggcctccagacctacaggcatctccttgttgacaaaagggatattgttctgtctagcaaaagtttcatcaatgaaattacctgccgagccggaatcaatgaacgcccgtgcccgggtgtggaacccctctccagacagtattaTAGGTAAGACTATCCTGGTGGGTAGGATGTTTTGGATGATGGAAGAAggggtcagtattcccaatgaaactctcccggatctcagtgggagctggcgtttcccggtttaagGGGACACTGGGCCACGgcgtgagtggaattgccacagtacatgcaaagaccgGCCGTGCGCCTACGTAACTTCTCAGCCGGAGATAGTCggttgccccccaactgcatgggttcaggaatgtccccggaagaaggtgacggagccacgaaggagggtGCAAGAGTTCTTGGAACCCTTAAACGATAATGAGTACGTTCATATTTACGTTCCaacaggcgttgatccacccaaATAGCCAGAGCGATTAAGTCCTCTAGGTTAGTAGGACGATCTCGTGCGGCGAGCTCGTCCTTTAGGGTCTCCGATAATCCTTGCCAGAACGCGGAAGATAGGGCGTCATCGTTCCAACCTGtttcagcagcaagagtgcgaaATTCCACCGCATATACAGCAACCGAACGGTCTCCCTGGTTaatgtggtgaagagcagaagctgcTGTTAACTTTCgtgctggtgtgtcaaaaactcttcggaattcctcaacgaagagatcgatgtcctgtgtgagcgccccctgttgctcccagatgggagaggcccacgccagtgcctggtcggtgagaagggagtagatgtagccgaccctggagacagaagacacaaagcgagagggagagagcctaaattgtacaagacattggttaatgaatcCCCGACATCCTTGAGGATCCCCCGCATAATGTCTTGGTGGCGGAATACGTGGTTCCGGAGTGAACGGAGATAACGAAAAAGGGTTAGGCTGTGCAGTAGGTGCCACGAGAGGAGATTGCCGAGTGAGGGTTCGGACCTGAAGAGTAAGAGAGTGGAGGCTTTGCTGCATGGTATCCAAGCGTCTATCGGATTGCTCCAAATAAGTCTCTAATCTGGTAAACAGAGCAgaatgggcatttaaagtccgctccacctcagcttggtccatgtttgttgggttgagcataatgttaggatgtgctcaccacaaacgagacgggaccacggtgctgaggtgggaaggtaggaacaccacccacagccacgaggacacgtcttgaaagtagattggtcggggattccggatcggggcaggagaggtacggttggtagagagtgccgtttgccaaatccagggttagagagagggacgttgtcgtttaccgtaagccagggtcgggatgccagagatgcggagagtcgaattgccgtgtgccgagttcgggatgccagaggtacaggaagacgtagcggaagccggtttgatacacgaggagatctgtaaaaatagaactagggaggcagagaatggtaaggacaactggtactatgctcaaccaaagaaccagtgattttggcaggtatataaaggagtgagggtccaataggattgcagccataaaggggtgtgtagaaggagccagctgtagcagggataggtcccttatgagtcccaggagatgaggcataaagggcagcaatctggctgcattcaatagcagcaacagtcttgggacctgtacctttaagaggcggttgcgcctccgtgtggccgcgcctctgtgtagcagcgcctgcggctgcgtgcgcacccccacgccctgatccgagggcagaagagagagaagaacgtgtgcgcgcgcgcacagtgcaggggctcgcgcgcctctctccggcgtccctgcgagtcaggatggtgtcaggcgaggcagcaggtaagtgggaggcacgccgtgaatggcgtgtctccataatccttacagtaccccccccttcaggggcgacctccgggcgaccatgataaggcttggaaggGTTTCTTCGATGAAAAGCCCGTAGAAgttgaggtgcgtgaagatcccggtaaggaatccaagaacgttcctctggaccgaaccccctccagtgaaccaggtattgtactcctcctctggacttTCTTGAATCGAGGacaaactggacctcgtactcctgttgacccgaaatcataatcggaggtggagaagaagttttcttggaaaagcgagagctgcgaaacactggtttgagtaaagatacatgaaaaactggtgaaatcttcatagaaggtggaaggcgtagttcgtaagccacagggttaatcctcctaaccacgggaaagggaccgaggaacttgggagcaagcttcatggtaggaaccttcaaccggatattcctagatgaaagccacaccgtgtcccctggaacgaactccggcacttgtcgtcgaaggcgatctgcttggagtttctgtctccctgtagctaccctcaagttctcctgtatcttagaccacaaaacctttaggtgagagacgtgtttgtccactgctggcaccccaGATGGTAGTGAAGAGAAGGGTAACCGGGAAggatggaatccataatttataaagaacggagattcttgggtagagtcGTTGCGGAGAGAGTTCAagacaaactcggcccaaggaagtagatccacccagtcctcctgagTATCCGTGATGAAGCATCGGAGATATTGTTCTAAGCTTTGATTGACTCTCTctgtttgcccattggtctgtggatggtatcctgaggagaagtgaagagcgattcccaaccttttggaaaaggcacgccaaaattttgacacgaattgcgagccccggtcagagacaatggtagaaggaactccgtgaaggcgaaaaatctcctgaataaacacatctgccagcctgggggaatttggaagacccctcaaaggaacaaggtgcgtctgctTGGAAAATCGATCGATGACCACTAAAATAGTATTCTTCCCTTTGGAttctggaagttccacaataaaatccatagagATATGACTCCAGGGGCGATCTGGAATGGGTAATGGAAGGAGTAGACCAGCGGGTCTGACACGAGGTACCTTGTTACGAGCGCAAATGCTAcatgctttgacaaactcctctacgtctttagccctctctggccaccagaaggtacgttgaactagatcgttggtcttccgtatccctgggtgtcctgctgatttagacgaatgacaccactcgaggaccttcttgcggtgttgaggtgccgtgtagagtcttccctccggaaccttgagtcccctCGGAGTCTGTGACTGTTCCGACTGAATTTTGCTCATGACCTCAAAGGAGTTGGCAGACAGGATACAACTAGAGGGGATAATAGACTCAAGCTGTTCCTCGGACCTGTCATCCGCAAGAAATTGTCGAGATAAAGCGTCCGCCTTaaggttcttggagccaggaataaaagaaataagaaaattaaatcgtgaaaaaaacaaagcccagcgggcttgtcgagcattCAACCGACGTGCCCCCTCCAGGTAaaggaggttcttatggtccgtaaggatggtaatAGGTGTCTCggtaccctctaagaaatgtctccactcctccaatgccaatttgatcgccaaaagctccctatttccgacatcataattctgttcagcggaagagaatttcttagaaaaaaaagcacagggatgcagtctggctaacggagaagttctctgggacagaacagccccgGCCCCAATgtccgaggcatctacctccaaggtgaacgggagtccaggatctgggtgggtgaggatgggagcagacacaaaagccttcttgagaCTCTCAAACGCTTCTTTAGCGGTCACTGACCATGATGACGGATCTGCCCCTCTCTTGGTGAGGGTGGTTATGGGGGATACGGTAtcagaaaaattgcggatgaaccgTCGGTAATAATTcgcaaaacctaaaaagcgttgcacggctttgagagtagtCGGAAGAGGCCACTCCAAGATAGCTTTAAGTTTCTCCGGATCCATTTTGAAACCGGAATCCGAGATAACGTAACCCAAGAATGCCACGGATTTAAGGTGGAACTGGcacttctccaatttcgcaaaaagatggttctcccgtaaacgtaatagtacttgttgaacgtgtttaatatgatcttgagcggtcttagaaaagatgaggatgtcatctaaataaacaataagaaaagtgttgagaatgtcccgaaagatctcgttgacaaaatcctggaaaactgctggtgcattgcacaacccgaaaggcataacaagatactcgtagtggccgtcatgggtgttgaaagcagtcttccactcgtccccctctcgtatccttactaaattgtaggcacctctcagatccaatttagaaaagatggttgctccctggaggcggtcgaataattctggaatcaaaggcagggggtagcgatttttgcgagtgatattattcaaaccccgatagtctatgcatggacggagagatccgtccttcttcttgacaaagaaaaaacctgctccgaccggggaggaagacttcctgatgaaacccctctccaagttctcggcaatgtaggtgttcatagcctttgtctctgggagagagagaggataagatcttcccctgggaagaggtgcgccaggaagtaagtcaatgggacaatcaaacgggcggtgcggcggtagtacctcagaccgtgctttgtcaaatacgtcacggaaatcccagtacacagaaggtaaggagttgatcttctcggatatggtagacactcctccaatcctctggaaaaccctggtacatgtcttggcacaagaaggagcccactgaaccggttcccgatccgtccagtcgatgcgaggattatgaagttgaagccagggaagacccaaaatcaactcagcagagggcgtgtggatgacatcgagagtaatgatctctgtatggacgtccacgaactgcagtaggagaggtactgtctgaagcgtgataaatgctggcttaagaggtcgaccatcgatggcctccagacctacaggcatctccttgttgacaaaagggatattgttctgtctagcaaaagtttcatcaatgaaattacctgccgagccggaatcaatgaacgcccgtgcccgggtgtggaacccctctccagacagtattaTAGGTAAGACTATCCTGGTGGGTAGGATGTTTTGGATGATGGAAGAAggggtcagtattcccaatgaaactctcccggatctcagtgggagctggcgtttcccggtttaagGGGACACTGGGCCACGgcgtgagtggaattgccacagtacatgcaaagaccgGCCGTGCGCCTACGTAACTTCTCAGCCGGAGATAGTCggttgccccccaactgcatgggttcaggaatgtccccggaagaaggtgacggagccacgaaggagggtGCAAGAGTTCTTGGAACCCTTAAACGATAATGAGTACGTTCATATTTACGTTCCaacaggcgttgatccacccaaATAGCCAGAGCGATTAAGTCCTCTAGGTTAGTAGGACGATCTCGTGCGGCGAGCTCGTCCTTTAGGGTCTCCGATAATCCTTGCCAGAACGCGGAAGATAGGGCGTCATCGTTCCAACCTGtttcagcagcaagagtgcgaaATTCCACCGCATATACAGCAACCGAACGGTCTCCCTGGTTaatgtggtgaagagcagaagctgcTGTTAACTTTCgtgctggtgtgtcaaaaactcttcggaattcctcaacgaagagatcgatgtcctgtgtgagcgccccctgttgctcccagatgggagaggcccacgccagtgcctggtcggtgagaagggagtagatgtagccgaccctggagacagaagacacaaagcgagagggagagagcctaaattgtacaagacattggttaatgaatcCCCGACATCCTTGAGGATCCCCCGCATAATGTCTTGGTGGCGGAATACGTGGTTCCGGAGTGAACGGAGATAACGAAAAAGGGTTAGGCTGTGCAGTAGGTGCCACGAGAGGAGATTGCCGAGTGAGGGTTCGGACCTGAAGAGTAAGAGAGTGGAGGCTTTGCTGCATGGTATCCAAGCGTCTATCGGATTGCTCCAAATAAGTCTCTAATCTGGTAAACAGAGCAgaatgggcatttaaagtccgctccacctcagcttggtccatgtttgttgggttgagcataatgttaggatgtgctcaccacaaacgagacgggaccacggtgctgaggtgggaaggtaggaacaccacccacagccacgaggacacgtcttgaaagtagattggtcggggattccggatcggggcaggagaggtacggttggtagagagtgccgtttgccaaatccagggttagagagagggacgttgtcgtttaccgtaagccagggtcgggatgccagagatgcggagagtcgaattgccgtgtgccgagttcgggatgccagaggtacaggaagacgtagcggaagccggtttgatacacgaggagatctgtaaaaatagaactagggaggcagagaatggtaaggacaactggtactatgctcaaccaaagaaccagtgattttggcaggtatataaaggagtgagggtccaataggattgcagccataaaggggtgtgtagaaggagccagctgtagcagggataggtcccttatgagtcccaggagatgaggcataaagggcagcaatctggctgcattcaatagcagcaacagtctTGGGACCTGTACCTTTAAGGGGGGTTGCGCCTCcatgtggccgcgcctctgtgtagcagcgcctgcggctgcgtgcgcacccccacgccctgatccgagggcagaagagagagaagaacgtgtgcgcgcgcgcacagtgcaggggctcgcgcgcctctctccggcgtccctgcgagtcaggatggtgtcaggcgaggcagcaggtaagtgggaggcacgccgtgaacggcgtgtctccataatccttacaaCGCCCCACTTTCAAGAAGGCGGTAAACAGGGTAACTTCCGGTGTATGAATTGTTCGGTGTGTAACAGTCTTACTACCGGGGACGTATTTTGTCATCCACATAGTGGTAAAAAAATCACTATTCATAATCGTATTACATGTAGATCTACATCTGTGTTGTATATTATCAGGTGCCCGTATGGTCTTGTCTATGAAGGCAAGACTACACGCATGCTTAAAGTGAGATACATTGAACACAAAAGTGTGATACGTAAGGGTACGGACCCTACTGTACTGGTACAGCACTGTGttgaacacagacacaatgtgtcatccctcagagtgatggggattgaacacatagcaccaagacaaggataccctgatagagaaacctttttactgaggcgtgaggcttattggatccacACATTGCAGACAAGTAATAGAAGGGGTCTTAATGAACAACAACATTTCAAATGCTTTCTCAACAGGAGGTAGCAGAAGGACTCTgtaaggctctgtgcgtctcacagtggacccctgcgacccattatgtacattatgctcctctaaggattgctgtatatgcatttatctatatgtatcatgtatcctttcaggttctaattctatatgtaatgctgctagcataaatacagttctctaccattttttatacactgcattagatgacactgtggttatataattagtttgtacactt
This genomic interval carries:
- the LOC142490799 gene encoding uncharacterized protein LOC142490799, translated to MAAAMATLRSQGPSRGSRGSAERASEKLPTGCGITCLLDIETDITPAPAPSAITPAPAPAPAHALSGVMTPGPSGDKLSKNPKYSKDLRDWELSDEGSDGEGDRSVAVYAVEFRTLAAETGWNDDALSSAFWQGLSETLKDELAARDRPTNLEDLIALAIWVDQRLLERNFIDETFARQNNIPFVNKEMPVGLEAIDGRPLKPAFITLQTVPLLLQFVDVHTEIITLDVIHTPSAELILGLPWLQLHNPRIDWTDREPVQWAPSCAKTCTRVFQRIGGVSTISEKINSLPSVYWDFRDVFDKARSEVLPPHRPFDCPIDLLPGAPLPRGRSYPLSLPETKAMNTYIAENLERGFIRKSSSPVGAGFFFVKKKDGSLRPCIDYRGLNNITRKNRYPLPLIPELFDRLQGATIFSKLDLRGAYNLVRIREGDEWKTAFNTHDGHYEYLVMPFGLCNAPAVFQDFVNEIFRDILNTFLIVYLDDILIFSKTAQDHIKHVQQVLLRLRENHLFAKLEKCQFHLKSVAFLGYVISDSGFKMDPEKLKAILEWPLPTTLKAVQRFLGFANYYRRFIRNFSDTVSPITTLTKRGADPSSWSVTAKEAFESLKKAFVSAPILTHPDPGLPFTLEVDASDIGAGAVLSQRTSPLARLHPCAFFSKKFSSAEQNYDVGNRELLAIKLALEEWRHFLEGTETPITILTDHKNLLYLEGARRLNARQARWALFFSRFNFLISFIPGSKNLKADALSRQFLADDRSEEQLESIIPSSCILSANSFEVMSKIQSEQSQTPRGLKVPEGRLYTAPQHRKKVLEWCHSSKSAGHPGIRKTNDLVQRTFWWPERAKDVEEFVKACSICARNKVPRVRPAGLLLPLPIPDRPWSHISMDFIVELPESKGKNTILVVIDRFSKQTHLVPLRGLPNSPRLADVFIQEIFRLHGVPSTIVSDRGSQFVSKFWRAFSKRLGIALHFSSGYHPQTNGQTERVNQSLEQYLRCFITDTQEDWVDLLPWAEFVLNSLRNDSTQESPFFINYGFHPSRLPFSSLPSGVPAVDKHVSHLKVLWSKIQENLRVATGRQKLQADRLRRQVPEFVPGDTVWLSSRNIRLKVPTMKLAPKFLGPFPVVRRINPVAYELRLPPSMKISPVFHVSLLKPVFRSSRFSKKTSSPPPIMISGQQEYEVQFVLDSRKSRGGVQYLVHWRGFGPEERSWIPYRDLHAPQLLRAFHRRNPSKPYHGRPEVAPEGGGTVRIMETRHSRRWNDDALSSAFWQGLSETLKDELAARDRPTNLEDLIALAIWVDQRLLERNFIDETFARQNNIPFVNKEMPVGLEAIDGRPLKPAFITLQTVPLLLQFVDVHTEIITLDVIHTPSAELILGLPWLQLHNPRIDWTDREPVQWAPSCAKTCTRVFQRIGGVSTISEKINSLPSVYWDFRDVFDKARSEVLPPHRPFDCPIDLLPGAPLPRGRSYPLSLPETKAMNTYIAENLERGFIRKSSSPVGAGFFFVKKKDGSLRPCIDYRGLNNITRKNRYPLPLIPELFDRLQGATIFSKLDLRGAYNLVRIREGDEWKTAFNTHDGHYEYLVMPFGLCNAPAVFQDFVNEIFRDILNTFLIVYLDDILIFSKTAQDHIKHVQQVLLRLRENHLFAKLEKCQFHLKSVAFLGYVISDSGFKMDPEKLKAILEWPLPTTLKAVQRFLGFANYYRRFIRNFSDTVSPITTLTKRGADPSSWSVTAKEAFESLKKAFVSAPILTHPDPGLPFTLEVDASDIGAGAVLSQRTSPLARLHPCAFFSKKFSSAEQNYDVGNRELLAIKLALEEWRHFLEGTETPITILTDHKNLLYLEGARRLNARQARWALFFSRFNFLISFIPGSKNLKADALSRQFLADDRSEEQLESIIPSSCILSANSFEVMSKIQSEQSQTPRGLKVPEGRLYTAPQHRKKVLEWCHSSKSAGHPGIRKTNDLVQRTFWWPERAKDVEEFVKACSICARNKVPRVRPAGLLLPLPIPDRPWSHISMDFIVELPESKGKNTILVVIDRFSKQTHLVPLRGLPNSPRLADVFIQEIFRLHGVPSTIVSDRGSQFVSKFWRAFSKRLGIALHFSSGYHPQTNGQTERVNQSLEQYLRCFITDTQEDWVDLLPWAEFVLNSLRNDSTQESPFFINYGFHPSRLPFSSLPSGVPAVDKHVSHLKVLWSKIQENLRVATGRQKLQADRLRRQVPEFVPGDTVWLSSRNIRLKVPTMKLAPKFLGPFPVVRRINPVAYELRLPPSMKISPVFHVSLLKPVFRSSRFSKKTSSPPPIMISGQQEYEVQFVLDSRKSRGGVQYLVHWRGFGPEERSWIPYRDLHAPQLLRAFHRRNPSKPYHGRPEVAPEGGGTVRIMETRHSRQQAAVILKPRSWEYLKANLSEPAAIVLMMMNS